From a region of the Butyrivibrio sp. AE3004 genome:
- a CDS encoding radical SAM/SPASM domain-containing protein, giving the protein MPIKVNSFMGKFGWFARKHFPMLASEAYLKLQFATRHKQQQDYIDYFMNAKEVPMPNVVNIETINRCNSTCAFCTANVHAEKRPLCKIDDDLYKSIIDQLADWGYKGHLTLYGNNEPWLDTKIVERHKYAREKLPESFIFMSTNGLILSIDKVKQIQPYIDQLIINNYSMEFKLHKNIQEIYDYVKAHPDEFKDIDIEIQMRYLQEVLTNRAGSAPNKQATEKVIKETCLLPFTDMWIMPNGKLGLCCCDNFEVTNYADLATTSLKDGWASEEFMAVRRKIAAGRQNESFCKHCDFIDAGFRMTIVKAILEGRDPNKLGGHERMGLFKKED; this is encoded by the coding sequence ATGCCAATTAAGGTAAATAGTTTTATGGGCAAATTCGGATGGTTTGCTAGAAAGCATTTTCCAATGCTTGCCAGCGAAGCATACCTTAAACTTCAGTTTGCTACGAGACATAAACAGCAACAGGATTATATAGATTATTTCATGAACGCAAAAGAAGTCCCGATGCCGAACGTTGTAAATATCGAGACAATAAACAGATGTAACTCTACATGTGCTTTTTGTACAGCCAACGTTCACGCAGAGAAGAGACCACTTTGCAAGATAGACGATGATCTTTACAAGAGCATTATAGATCAGCTTGCAGACTGGGGATATAAAGGACACCTTACTCTTTATGGCAATAACGAGCCTTGGCTTGATACCAAAATTGTTGAGCGCCATAAATATGCAAGAGAGAAGCTTCCGGAGAGCTTTATTTTTATGAGCACGAACGGACTGATTCTTAGTATTGATAAGGTTAAGCAGATTCAGCCATATATCGATCAGCTTATAATCAATAACTATAGTATGGAATTTAAGCTTCATAAGAACATTCAGGAGATTTACGATTATGTAAAGGCTCATCCCGATGAATTCAAGGATATCGATATCGAAATTCAGATGAGATATCTTCAGGAGGTTCTTACTAACAGAGCGGGGTCAGCACCCAATAAGCAGGCAACGGAAAAAGTCATAAAGGAGACTTGTCTCCTTCCTTTTACTGATATGTGGATTATGCCTAACGGTAAGCTGGGACTTTGTTGCTGTGATAACTTTGAGGTTACAAATTATGCCGATCTTGCGACAACAAGTCTCAAGGACGGATGGGCTTCAGAGGAATTCATGGCTGTCAGAAGAAAGATCGCTGCGGGCAGACAGAATGAGTCGTTCTGTAAGCACTGTGACTTTATAGACGCAGGATTCCGTATGACAATCGTTAAAGCAATCCTTGAAGGAAGAGATCCTAATAAGCTCGGCGGACATGAGAGAATGGGATTGTTCAAGAAGGAAGACTGA
- a CDS encoding MBOAT family O-acyltransferase — MPVTIIGYFLINNLTYKNTWLLIMSLVFFGWSQPGYLWIIFLSILINYLGAYAAFVAEARSKVAKRAVLFAAIAANLSLLYYFKYFDFTIQTINSIGHTEIPLKNIILPIGISFFTFQGMSYVIDVYRGEVPVQKNPFKVALYIVLFPQLIAGPIVRYTDIANEIGSRKTTISDLSSGITRFVIGLGKKAIIANTMAEVADGIWNGDIAGNTVLIAWLGSIAYSLQIFYDFSGYSDMAIGLGRVFGFHFIENFNRPYISRSISEFWRRWHISLSTWFRDYVYIPLGGNRKHLYRNLWTIFFLTGLWHGASWHFVIWGLWNGLFMVIERRFRKRLMSEDVSVPKRILQHIYALFIINIGWVLFRADTLYMALKYIGTMFGVGLSKTPGFTIFWHLNWWVVFVLVIAVIDITGGFIRLKDGVFRKISTPALYKTAKAVAIYGILILSVMRIMSGTYNPFIYFQF; from the coding sequence TTGCCGGTAACGATCATCGGCTATTTTTTGATAAATAATCTGACCTATAAAAATACCTGGCTTCTTATCATGAGCCTTGTATTTTTTGGATGGTCACAACCGGGATATCTGTGGATCATATTTTTAAGCATTCTTATTAACTATCTTGGCGCTTATGCAGCCTTTGTGGCAGAGGCTAGATCAAAAGTTGCAAAAAGAGCGGTGCTTTTTGCAGCAATAGCAGCAAATCTCTCGCTTCTTTATTATTTCAAATACTTTGACTTTACGATTCAGACCATAAACAGTATAGGACATACAGAAATTCCACTGAAAAATATAATACTTCCTATAGGTATATCCTTTTTTACCTTCCAGGGAATGAGTTATGTAATAGATGTGTATAGAGGGGAGGTTCCGGTTCAGAAGAATCCCTTTAAGGTTGCGCTTTATATTGTGTTGTTTCCTCAGCTGATAGCCGGACCTATCGTTAGATATACAGATATTGCGAATGAGATTGGCAGCAGGAAAACCACTATCAGCGACTTATCTTCAGGAATTACACGTTTCGTCATAGGACTTGGCAAAAAGGCTATTATTGCCAATACAATGGCAGAGGTTGCGGATGGAATATGGAATGGAGACATCGCAGGCAACACCGTTCTCATCGCATGGCTTGGAAGCATAGCATATTCGCTCCAGATATTCTATGATTTTTCGGGATACAGTGATATGGCTATCGGGCTTGGACGGGTATTTGGATTTCACTTTATAGAAAACTTTAACAGACCATATATTTCAAGAAGCATATCCGAGTTCTGGAGAAGATGGCATATTTCACTTTCGACATGGTTTAGGGATTATGTGTACATTCCCCTCGGAGGTAATAGGAAACACCTCTATAGAAACCTGTGGACTATATTCTTCCTGACGGGTCTCTGGCACGGAGCGTCCTGGCATTTCGTTATTTGGGGACTTTGGAACGGATTGTTCATGGTTATTGAGAGGCGTTTTAGAAAGAGACTGATGTCCGAGGATGTTTCTGTACCCAAAAGAATTCTTCAGCATATCTATGCACTTTTTATCATAAATATCGGATGGGTGCTTTTTAGAGCAGATACACTCTATATGGCCCTTAAGTACATCGGTACAATGTTTGGGGTCGGCCTCTCAAAAACACCTGGATTTACCATATTCTGGCATCTTAACTGGTGGGTTGTTTTTGTTCTCGTAATCGCAGTAATTGATATAACCGGAGGGTTCATCAGACTTAAGGATGGTGTTTTTAGGAAAATATCAACACCTGCTCTTTATAAGACGGCTAAGGCTGTTGCAATTTACGGAATTCTTATTTTGTCAGTTATGAGAATAATGTCCGGGACTTATAATCCGTTTATTTATTTTCAGTTCTGA
- a CDS encoding glycosyltransferase 87 family protein, with amino-acid sequence MTSGKINNNTEKNTTQITGLDKWLIGFVTGNLERIAFFALVFIAILIRIMLMPETELSPDYNSYYLPWVNAYREYGFFGGLSKDIGDYYVPYNVMYAICSLLPCEPYIPIALFSLAAELVSAYFIKKILFLILVENGTDEKTAARRAAFAAALTLFLPFVVLNGALWKQCDAIYVVFLVISVYCLLKENYRIAFVFLAIAFGFKLQAIFFVPLFLVIYFIKKKYSILEFFWIPVMYLILGLPCVLCKRGLKATYLAYLSQTKEVSTEGYGMVSFYPNFYNFGLDSFDSILTSPAVLFAVVVLGILAVYALSHVAFFNKKENTLYFGIFMAWTCCMFLPGMHERYDYAIVLLMTALCLSVCRDKLWIACIMNINSFLVYITVLFRQEVFPITVLSALQIAVYAFSAFDLVKRMGGECE; translated from the coding sequence TTGACATCAGGGAAAATAAATAATAACACCGAAAAAAATACCACGCAGATAACGGGGCTTGATAAATGGCTTATAGGTTTTGTTACCGGAAATCTTGAGAGGATTGCTTTTTTTGCACTTGTTTTTATAGCGATACTTATCAGAATAATGCTTATGCCGGAAACTGAGCTTTCTCCGGACTACAACAGCTATTATCTTCCCTGGGTCAATGCCTACAGAGAGTATGGCTTTTTTGGAGGACTTTCAAAGGACATCGGCGATTATTACGTTCCTTACAATGTCATGTATGCGATTTGTTCATTGTTACCCTGTGAGCCATATATTCCGATTGCTCTTTTTTCACTCGCAGCCGAGCTTGTGAGTGCTTACTTTATTAAAAAGATACTTTTTCTTATCCTTGTAGAAAACGGAACGGATGAAAAGACAGCTGCAAGGAGAGCAGCATTTGCCGCAGCACTTACATTATTTTTACCGTTTGTTGTTCTGAACGGAGCGCTGTGGAAACAGTGTGACGCTATTTATGTGGTTTTTCTTGTTATATCAGTATACTGTCTTCTTAAGGAAAACTATCGGATAGCTTTTGTATTTCTTGCAATTGCTTTTGGATTTAAGCTTCAGGCAATCTTTTTTGTTCCGCTGTTTTTAGTCATCTATTTTATAAAAAAGAAGTACAGTATTCTGGAATTTTTCTGGATACCTGTAATGTACCTGATCCTGGGACTTCCTTGTGTTTTATGTAAAAGAGGACTGAAGGCAACATATTTGGCATATCTTTCCCAGACAAAGGAGGTATCTACAGAAGGCTATGGAATGGTATCCTTTTATCCGAATTTCTACAATTTCGGACTGGATTCCTTTGATTCGATACTTACGAGCCCCGCTGTGCTCTTTGCGGTAGTGGTTCTTGGAATACTGGCTGTATATGCGCTGTCTCATGTGGCATTTTTTAATAAAAAAGAAAATACCCTGTATTTCGGGATTTTCATGGCCTGGACATGCTGTATGTTTTTACCTGGTATGCATGAAAGATATGATTATGCGATCGTTTTACTAATGACGGCATTATGTCTTAGTGTCTGCAGGGATAAACTGTGGATAGCCTGCATTATGAATATTAATTCGTTTCTGGTCTATATAACGGTACTTTTCAGACAGGAAGTGTTTCCTATTACTGTGCTGTCAGCACTGCAGATAGCTGTATATGCTTTTTCTGCTTTCGATTTGGTTAAGAGGATGGGAGGAGAGTGTGAATAA
- a CDS encoding DUF6056 family protein, with product MKKNIKLKTLRIILFLINAIAIIPILYVACFNVPSADDFSMANEVHDAFISSGFFAAIFKAVYMGIWYYLNWTGVYFSNTLTALAPHVFGERLYFFGTWIVLIMFTVGLCYFLRQLLVGVLRLEKHLSGCITSVIYFILIQCMPAGSARVESLFWYSGAINYLFMFGLGLLWLGFILKLSLVQNYKKYKITVLSVIGFLLGGANYMTALSLGIISVCVLVISAISTVSGGAAPDKQIAYRKYTVVRISEGLSGLKVSVIPSVCLLLGLFLSMIAPGNSKRAAESAYNPVKAVLMAIYYTFDSMLGKWLNWQVVILIAFLVPLLWKAAGRIKRFYHFDHPLLFVSFSFLLTAASITPPIYATGSIEAGRIQALFYMQGMLLMILSIGYVCGWIRCVINPAKKMDEDASEKRKPADLLKDAFLGKYASGVIIAVGAAFIVFSVLAIKPEPSVFTGTLAAADILNGSATVYKNEFNERLKILKDENAKTAELSSYSVRPQILFFSDITKDENDWLNKAVAEYYHKDRVILKD from the coding sequence GCATGGCAAACGAAGTGCATGATGCTTTTATATCGTCAGGTTTTTTTGCTGCAATATTTAAAGCCGTGTACATGGGAATATGGTATTACCTTAACTGGACCGGAGTGTATTTCAGTAATACACTTACGGCCCTTGCTCCGCATGTGTTTGGCGAGAGATTATATTTTTTCGGTACCTGGATTGTTCTTATTATGTTTACCGTGGGACTCTGCTATTTCCTTAGGCAATTGCTCGTGGGAGTACTCAGGCTTGAAAAGCATCTTTCGGGATGCATTACGAGCGTGATCTACTTTATTCTTATTCAGTGTATGCCTGCGGGATCTGCCAGGGTAGAGAGCCTCTTCTGGTACAGTGGAGCAATAAATTATCTGTTTATGTTTGGGCTTGGCCTTTTGTGGCTTGGGTTTATTTTAAAGCTCTCATTGGTACAAAACTATAAAAAATATAAGATCACAGTTCTTTCCGTTATAGGCTTTTTGCTTGGCGGTGCTAATTATATGACGGCACTTTCTCTTGGAATAATATCAGTCTGTGTTCTTGTTATATCTGCTATATCAACCGTTTCGGGGGGCGCAGCCCCGGATAAGCAGATAGCATACAGAAAGTATACTGTTGTAAGAATTTCTGAGGGACTTTCCGGGCTAAAGGTTTCGGTTATTCCCTCTGTATGCCTTCTTTTGGGACTTTTTCTTTCCATGATAGCACCGGGAAACAGTAAAAGAGCGGCAGAGTCTGCATACAATCCTGTAAAAGCTGTTTTGATGGCAATTTATTACACGTTTGATTCTATGCTTGGAAAATGGCTTAACTGGCAGGTGGTTATTCTTATTGCATTTCTGGTTCCGCTCCTTTGGAAGGCAGCCGGAAGAATAAAGAGATTTTATCACTTTGATCATCCGCTTCTTTTTGTTTCTTTTTCATTCCTTCTCACAGCGGCAAGCATAACTCCCCCTATATATGCAACGGGAAGTATTGAGGCGGGAAGAATACAGGCACTTTTCTATATGCAGGGAATGCTTTTGATGATTCTGTCTATAGGTTATGTGTGCGGCTGGATAAGGTGTGTTATAAATCCCGCAAAGAAGATGGATGAGGATGCATCGGAAAAGAGAAAACCGGCTGATCTGTTAAAGGATGCTTTCCTTGGAAAATATGCATCCGGAGTGATTATTGCTGTAGGAGCTGCTTTTATTGTATTCTCCGTACTTGCGATTAAGCCGGAACCTTCTGTTTTTACAGGGACATTAGCGGCAGCAGATATATTAAACGGCAGTGCTACTGTATATAAAAATGAATTTAATGAGCGTTTGAAGATATTAAAGGACGAAAATGCAAAGACTGCCGAACTTTCTTCATATTCTGTAAGACCGCAGATTCTTTTCTTTTCGGATATTACAAAGGATGAAAATGACTGGCTGAACAAAGCGGTTGCAGAGTACTATCATAAAGACAGGGTTATTCTTAAGGACTGA